In one window of Kitasatospora sp. MMS16-BH015 DNA:
- the pulA gene encoding pullulanase-type alpha-1,6-glucosidase: protein MAAEPYRRPRSTSRHARAAAPLAAALLAAALGAAPTAAATRQTPPTDAALASTAARHDLTREQFYFVLPDRFANGDTGNDTGGVTGSRLDNGLDPTDKGFYHGGDLQGLIDRLDYIQGLGTTAIWMAPIFKNKPVQGTGADASAGYHGYWITDFTQVDPHFGTNDQLKELIAKAHAKGIKVFFDVITNHTADVLDYSEQKYDYRSTGAYPTLDAEGRPVDETALADARAKWPKITADSFPYSPVYRTPADAHAKTPDWLNDPALYHNRGNSTFAGESATEGDFSGLDDLDTQNPAVVKGFEQVYQDWVARTGVDGFRIDTVKHVNMAFWQQWAPALKQFAAKQGNKNFFMFGEVYSGDPAITSPYVTRGKLQATLDFPFQQAARGYVSQNGSAKQLADLYAQDYRYASADTSAYELPTFTGNHDMGRFGSFLRADNPSASPAELVQRDQLASELQFLTRGQPVIYYGDEQGFTGAGGDKDARQDMFASKTASYNADPVIGGTPGSADRYGQGGALYQGIAGLAQLRKENPALADGAQVERYAADGPGVYAFSRIDAKQQVEYLVAVNNAATAQSVQLPTYSAQMGFAPIYPAAGPQLTTGADARLAVTVPPRSAVVYRAAAKLAKTAAAPAITLRAPAEGSTGPVTVGAQVPGGGYDRVSFAAQVGNGPWVKLGSADNGDYRVTQDLTGVAPGTVVTYKAVVQASGGQLRSVTGSFTTGAPAPKPVPSASSRPYAVVHYQRRNGDYDGWNLYAWGDLADGESTNWPDGHGFTGRDAYGAFAYVKLKEGAADLGFIVENNGTKDVAADRHIDLGATGEIWLKEGDLAVHLTDPDPVVPVPEGKAVIHYHRADGRYDGWGLHDWTGAATPTDWGAPLQPARKDGFGDVFEVPLAPGATSLSYILHNGNDKDLPNDQSLDFATSGREVWILGGQEGYLLPETAGASAQLDLSTARAQWIDATTVVVPAGYGAGDAALAGGTSAQLLYDPAGGLSLDKGVLSEPGQWLRLNPGVLTDAEKAEYPHLAGYRAFHVDPRDTGRVKTALRGQVVFTEHLPSGALLAATGVQLPGVLDDLYAAKAAATTLGPVVNRGRASLALWAPTAQQVSVQLYDTPTGGTPTTVAMKRDDSSGVWSLNSAGPAGKYYVYQVRVWAPSVQQTVTNLVTDPYSVALNADSTRSRITDLAEGSLKPAGWDTQATPPAIPATKQQIQELHVRDFSVADTTVPAAQRGSYLAFTQSGSAGMQHLKDLAKAGVTTVHLLPTFDIASIPPRDKQQLPACDLAALAADSPKQQECLQAVQAQDAYNWGYDPLHYTVPDGAYATDPDARTLQYRQMVQALHAAGLRVVLDVVYNHTAASGQSDKSVLDKVVPGYYQRLGADGKVTTDSCCADTAPEHAMMNRLVVDSVTTWAKQYKVDGFRFDLMGLDPKRTMLDVQSALRGLTKAKDGVEGKDLFLYGEGWNFGVVANDARFVQATQQNMAGTGIATFDDRLRDAGRGGNFMLSSAPRQGFASGLYTDPNGSADNGTPEEQKARLLHQMDQLKVGLAGNLAGYAFTDSAGKAVTGAGVDYNGAPTGYAAQPGEAVEYLDAHDNTDLFDALAYKLPTATSPADRARMQALGLSLTALGQGPGFAQAGSDLLRSKSLDSNSFDSGDWFNAVHWDCAQGNGWAHGLPMKADNGSMWPTAAKLLADPRLTVGCADEQAASAMYQEYLGIRQSSPLFSLGSAAEVQRRLSYPLSGTAGETPGVITLHLDGTGLAGAERGLTVVFNATPTAQTQTVPGLAGTRQSLHPIQLAGSDQTVKRSAFDAVTGGFTVPGRTVAIFVQG from the coding sequence GTGGCCGCAGAGCCGTACCGCCGACCACGCAGCACCAGCCGCCACGCCAGAGCCGCCGCCCCGCTCGCCGCCGCCCTGCTGGCGGCCGCCCTCGGTGCCGCGCCCACGGCCGCCGCCACCCGGCAGACCCCGCCCACCGACGCGGCGCTCGCCTCCACCGCCGCCCGGCACGACCTCACCCGCGAGCAGTTCTACTTCGTGCTCCCGGACCGCTTCGCCAACGGTGACACCGGCAACGACACCGGCGGCGTCACCGGCAGCCGGCTGGACAACGGGCTCGACCCCACTGACAAGGGCTTCTACCACGGTGGTGACCTGCAGGGGCTGATCGACCGGCTCGACTACATCCAGGGCCTGGGCACCACGGCGATCTGGATGGCGCCGATCTTCAAGAACAAGCCCGTCCAGGGCACCGGCGCCGACGCCAGCGCCGGGTACCACGGCTACTGGATCACCGACTTCACCCAGGTCGACCCGCACTTCGGCACCAACGACCAGCTCAAGGAGCTGATCGCCAAGGCGCACGCCAAGGGCATCAAGGTCTTCTTCGACGTCATCACCAACCACACCGCCGACGTGCTCGACTACAGCGAGCAGAAGTACGACTACCGCTCCACCGGCGCCTACCCGACCCTGGACGCCGAGGGCCGCCCGGTGGACGAGACGGCGCTGGCCGACGCCCGGGCCAAGTGGCCGAAGATCACCGCCGACTCCTTCCCGTACAGCCCGGTGTACCGGACGCCGGCGGACGCGCACGCCAAGACGCCGGACTGGCTCAACGACCCTGCGCTCTACCACAACCGGGGCAACTCGACCTTCGCCGGCGAATCCGCCACCGAGGGCGACTTCTCCGGCCTGGACGACCTGGACACCCAGAACCCGGCCGTGGTGAAGGGCTTCGAGCAGGTCTACCAGGACTGGGTGGCCAGGACCGGCGTCGACGGCTTCCGGATCGACACCGTCAAGCACGTGAACATGGCCTTCTGGCAGCAGTGGGCGCCCGCGCTCAAGCAGTTCGCCGCCAAGCAGGGCAACAAGAACTTCTTCATGTTCGGCGAGGTCTACTCCGGCGACCCGGCGATCACCTCCCCGTACGTGACCCGGGGCAAGCTCCAGGCCACCCTGGACTTCCCGTTCCAGCAGGCCGCCCGCGGCTACGTCTCGCAGAACGGCTCGGCCAAGCAGCTGGCCGACCTCTACGCCCAGGACTACCGCTACGCGAGCGCCGACACCTCGGCCTACGAGCTGCCGACCTTCACCGGCAACCACGACATGGGCCGGTTCGGCTCCTTCCTGCGCGCCGACAACCCCTCGGCGAGCCCGGCGGAGCTGGTACAGCGGGACCAACTCGCCAGTGAGTTGCAATTCCTGACGCGCGGTCAGCCCGTGATCTACTACGGCGACGAGCAGGGCTTCACCGGCGCGGGCGGCGACAAGGACGCCCGGCAGGACATGTTCGCCTCCAAGACGGCCTCGTACAACGCCGATCCGGTGATCGGCGGCACGCCCGGCTCGGCCGACCGGTACGGGCAGGGCGGCGCGCTCTACCAGGGCATCGCCGGGCTCGCCCAACTGCGCAAGGAGAACCCGGCGCTGGCCGACGGCGCCCAGGTCGAGCGGTACGCCGCCGATGGGCCCGGGGTGTACGCCTTCTCCCGGATCGACGCCAAGCAGCAGGTCGAGTACCTGGTCGCGGTGAACAATGCCGCCACCGCGCAGAGCGTCCAACTGCCCACGTACAGCGCACAGATGGGTTTCGCGCCGATCTACCCGGCCGCCGGGCCGCAGCTCACCACCGGCGCCGACGCCAGGCTGGCCGTCACCGTGCCGCCGCGCAGCGCCGTGGTCTACCGGGCGGCGGCGAAGCTGGCCAAGACGGCCGCCGCGCCCGCGATCACGCTGCGGGCGCCCGCCGAGGGCTCGACCGGGCCGGTCACCGTGGGGGCGCAGGTGCCCGGCGGCGGATACGACCGGGTGTCCTTCGCCGCGCAGGTGGGCAACGGCCCGTGGGTCAAGCTCGGCAGCGCCGACAACGGGGACTACCGGGTGACCCAGGACCTGACCGGGGTGGCCCCCGGCACGGTGGTCACGTACAAGGCCGTGGTGCAGGCCAGTGGCGGTCAACTCCGCTCGGTGACGGGCAGTTTCACCACCGGTGCGCCGGCCCCCAAGCCGGTGCCGAGCGCGAGCAGCCGTCCGTACGCGGTGGTGCACTACCAGCGCAGGAACGGTGACTACGACGGCTGGAACCTCTACGCCTGGGGCGACCTGGCGGACGGCGAGTCCACCAACTGGCCGGACGGGCACGGCTTCACCGGGCGGGACGCCTACGGGGCCTTCGCCTACGTGAAGTTGAAGGAGGGCGCCGCCGACCTCGGCTTCATCGTGGAGAACAACGGCACCAAGGACGTGGCCGCCGACCGGCACATCGACCTCGGGGCGACCGGGGAGATCTGGCTCAAGGAGGGCGACCTGGCCGTCCACCTGACCGACCCCGACCCGGTGGTGCCGGTGCCCGAGGGCAAGGCCGTCATCCACTACCACCGCGCCGACGGCAGGTACGACGGCTGGGGCCTGCACGACTGGACCGGCGCCGCCACGCCCACCGACTGGGGCGCGCCGCTCCAGCCCGCGCGCAAGGACGGCTTCGGCGACGTCTTCGAGGTGCCGCTGGCGCCCGGGGCGACCAGCCTCAGCTACATCCTGCACAACGGTAACGACAAGGATCTGCCGAACGACCAGTCGCTGGATTTCGCCACCAGCGGCCGCGAGGTGTGGATTCTCGGCGGCCAGGAGGGATATCTGCTGCCCGAGACGGCCGGCGCCTCGGCCCAGCTCGACCTCTCCACCGCCCGTGCCCAGTGGATCGACGCCACCACGGTGGTCGTTCCGGCCGGGTACGGCGCGGGTGACGCGGCGTTGGCCGGCGGCACCAGCGCGCAGCTGCTCTACGACCCGGCGGGCGGGCTGAGTCTGGACAAGGGCGTGCTGAGCGAGCCCGGGCAGTGGCTCCGGCTGAATCCGGGCGTTCTCACCGACGCGGAGAAGGCCGAGTACCCGCACCTGGCCGGTTACCGAGCCTTTCATGTCGACCCGCGCGACACCGGTCGGGTAAAGACCGCGCTGCGCGGCCAGGTGGTCTTCACCGAGCACCTGCCCAGCGGTGCGCTGCTCGCCGCCACGGGCGTCCAACTGCCCGGCGTGCTGGACGACCTGTACGCCGCGAAGGCCGCCGCCACCACGCTGGGGCCGGTGGTCAACCGGGGTCGTGCGTCGCTGGCCCTCTGGGCGCCCACCGCCCAGCAGGTCTCGGTGCAGCTCTACGACACCCCGACCGGCGGCACGCCCACCACGGTGGCGATGAAGCGGGACGACAGCTCGGGCGTGTGGAGCCTCAACTCCGCCGGGCCGGCCGGGAAGTACTACGTCTACCAGGTGCGGGTCTGGGCGCCGAGCGTGCAGCAGACGGTGACCAACCTGGTCACCGACCCCTACTCGGTGGCGCTCAACGCCGACTCCACCCGCAGCCGGATCACCGATCTGGCCGAGGGCTCGCTCAAGCCGGCCGGCTGGGACACCCAGGCCACCCCGCCCGCGATCCCGGCGACGAAGCAGCAGATCCAGGAGCTGCACGTCCGTGACTTCTCGGTGGCCGACACCACCGTGCCGGCCGCACAGCGCGGCAGCTACCTGGCGTTCACCCAGTCCGGCTCGGCCGGCATGCAGCACCTGAAGGACCTGGCCAAGGCCGGTGTCACCACCGTGCACCTGCTGCCCACCTTCGACATCGCCTCCATCCCGCCCCGGGACAAGCAGCAGCTGCCCGCCTGCGACCTGGCCGCCCTGGCGGCCGACAGCCCGAAGCAGCAGGAGTGCCTGCAGGCCGTGCAGGCCCAGGACGCGTACAACTGGGGCTACGACCCGCTGCACTACACCGTGCCGGACGGCGCCTACGCCACCGATCCGGACGCCCGCACGCTGCAGTACCGGCAGATGGTGCAGGCCCTGCACGCGGCAGGGCTGCGGGTGGTGCTGGACGTGGTCTACAACCACACCGCCGCCTCCGGCCAGAGCGACAAGTCGGTGCTGGACAAGGTCGTCCCCGGCTACTACCAGCGGCTCGGCGCGGACGGGAAGGTGACCACGGACAGCTGCTGCGCCGACACCGCGCCCGAACATGCCATGATGAACCGGCTGGTGGTCGATTCGGTGACCACCTGGGCCAAGCAGTACAAGGTGGACGGCTTCCGCTTCGACCTGATGGGCCTGGACCCGAAGCGGACCATGCTGGACGTGCAGTCCGCCCTGCGCGGGCTGACCAAGGCCAAGGACGGGGTCGAGGGCAAGGACCTCTTCCTGTACGGCGAGGGCTGGAACTTCGGGGTCGTCGCGAACGACGCCCGGTTCGTCCAGGCCACCCAGCAGAACATGGCCGGCACCGGGATCGCCACCTTCGACGACCGGCTGCGGGACGCCGGCCGGGGCGGCAACTTCATGCTCTCCTCGGCGCCCCGGCAGGGCTTCGCCTCCGGGCTGTACACCGACCCGAACGGCTCGGCCGACAACGGCACCCCGGAGGAGCAGAAGGCCCGGCTGCTGCACCAGATGGACCAGTTGAAGGTGGGCCTGGCCGGCAACCTGGCCGGATACGCCTTCACCGACAGCGCGGGCAAGGCCGTCACCGGCGCGGGCGTGGACTACAACGGCGCCCCGACCGGCTACGCGGCCCAGCCCGGCGAGGCGGTCGAGTACCTGGACGCGCACGACAACACCGACCTGTTCGACGCGCTCGCCTACAAGCTGCCCACCGCCACCTCGCCCGCCGACCGGGCCCGGATGCAGGCGCTCGGCCTCTCGCTCACCGCCCTCGGCCAGGGCCCGGGCTTCGCCCAGGCCGGCAGCGACCTGCTCCGCTCCAAGTCGCTGGACAGCAACTCCTTCGACTCGGGCGACTGGTTCAACGCCGTCCACTGGGACTGTGCGCAGGGCAACGGCTGGGCGCACGGCCTGCCGATGAAGGCCGACAACGGCTCGATGTGGCCCACCGCGGCCAAGCTGCTGGCCGACCCCCGGCTGACGGTGGGCTGCGCGGATGAGCAGGCCGCCTCGGCGATGTACCAGGAGTACCTGGGCATCCGGCAGTCCTCGCCGCTGTTCTCGCTGGGCAGCGCCGCCGAGGTGCAGCGCCGGCTGAGCTACCCGCTCTCCGGCACGGCGGGGGAGACCCCGGGGGTGATCACCCTGCACCTGGACGGCACCGGGCTGGCCGGGGCCGAGCGCGGGCTCACCGTGGTGTTCAACGCGACGCCCACCGCGCAGACCCAGACCGTGCCGGGCCTGGCCGGAACTCGACAGAGTCTGCATCCGATCCAGTTGGCGGGAAGTGACCAGACGGTCAAGCGGTCCGCCTTCGACGCGGTGACCGGCGGCTTTACCGTCCCGGGCCGGACTGTCGCGATCTTCGTTCAGGGCTGA
- a CDS encoding acyltransferase gives MPTRLPSLTGLRCWAALLVVLYHLSRQVGPVPWLTPVVWYGRSGVTFFFVLSGFVLAWTYHGTAAPARVFYRRRLARIWPLHALTTGISLAVYGAMGAVVPVTAGLWSLLLVHPWAREYTMGGNPAGWSLGDEGWFYLLLPALLPMVRRPVRVALLCCLLGPVLWLAGSEVADPGLRSWLLDYQPLLRTPQFLLGVALGVGLRRGLLPRLPLLPAGLAVAGFHLALVPWHTAVPDALWYGPYSAAQLLAAPLFGWLVLAAAQADLRGPTRLGARPWVRLGDWSFAWYLTHEVVIRCWLALLGRPWPAALSWAALLPLTLAVAAALYRWVERPCERLLRDAPLPHHPGRAVRQRRAAVGGGQSSIESSRLT, from the coding sequence ATGCCCACTCGCCTCCCCTCCCTCACCGGGCTGCGCTGCTGGGCCGCGCTGCTGGTGGTGCTCTACCACCTCTCCCGCCAGGTCGGCCCGGTGCCCTGGCTGACCCCGGTGGTCTGGTACGGGCGCAGCGGCGTGACCTTCTTCTTCGTGCTCTCCGGCTTCGTGCTGGCCTGGACGTACCACGGCACGGCCGCCCCGGCCCGGGTCTTCTACCGCCGCCGGCTAGCCCGGATCTGGCCCCTGCACGCGCTCACCACCGGGATCTCGCTCGCGGTGTACGGGGCGATGGGGGCCGTGGTGCCGGTGACCGCCGGGCTCTGGTCGCTGCTGCTGGTGCACCCCTGGGCCCGGGAGTACACCATGGGCGGCAACCCGGCGGGGTGGTCGCTCGGCGACGAGGGCTGGTTCTACCTGCTGCTGCCGGCGCTGCTGCCGATGGTCCGGCGGCCGGTGCGGGTCGCGCTGCTCTGCTGCCTGCTCGGGCCGGTGCTCTGGCTGGCCGGCTCGGAGGTGGCCGATCCGGGGCTGCGCAGCTGGCTGCTGGACTACCAGCCGCTGCTGCGCACCCCGCAGTTCCTACTCGGGGTGGCCCTCGGGGTGGGGCTGCGCCGGGGCCTGCTCCCCCGGCTGCCGCTGCTCCCGGCCGGGCTGGCGGTGGCCGGCTTCCACCTGGCGCTGGTGCCCTGGCACACGGCGGTGCCCGACGCGCTCTGGTACGGCCCGTACTCGGCCGCCCAGCTGCTGGCCGCCCCGCTGTTCGGCTGGCTGGTGCTGGCCGCCGCCCAGGCCGACCTGCGCGGGCCGACCCGGCTCGGCGCCCGCCCGTGGGTGCGGCTGGGCGACTGGTCCTTCGCCTGGTACCTGACCCACGAGGTCGTGATCCGCTGCTGGCTGGCCCTGCTCGGCCGCCCGTGGCCGGCCGCACTGAGCTGGGCGGCGCTGCTCCCGCTCACCCTGGCGGTGGCCGCGGCGCTCTACCGCTGGGTGGAGCGGCCCTGCGAGCGGCTGCTGCGCGACGCGCCGCTGCCGCACCACCCGGGTCGGGCGGTGCGGCAGCGGCGGGCTGCGGTGGGCGGCGGTCAGTCGTCCATCGAGTCGTCCAGGTTGACGTAG
- a CDS encoding bifunctional [glutamine synthetase] adenylyltransferase/[glutamine synthetase]-adenylyl-L-tyrosine phosphorylase — translation MPVDGRGGSRTSSLGVRLVRRGFTDPETALRLLDGPGLHGLATDPVLLDALGTTADPDLALLGLARLLEALPEPERQTLRDTLTGSKPLRDRLLGVLGASAALGDHLARRPADWHALVTFGVHDLHPGPQDFTRQLAELVRQAAPGDRADALRLAYRRSLLAIAARDLSGTTDLPQAAAELADLAGATLQTALDLAAEEDPEAAAACRLAVIGMGKCGGRELNYVSDVDVIFVAEAREGVAEDAALKAATRLAARMMRLCSDTTGEGTIWPVDANLRPEGRNGPLVRTLASHLAYYQRWAKTWEFQALLKARPVAGDAELGAAYAEAVSPLVWQAAERENFVTDVQQMRRRVVDAIPATELDRQLKLGPGGLRDVEFAVQLLQLVHGRTDESLRSPNTLEALEALSAGGYVGRADAASLESAYRFLRALEHRIQLHRLRRTHLMPREEADLRRLSRSLAAEINDTGLTAAGGRTDPVLALQREWKRHAVEVRRLHEKLFYRPLLDAVAELPLPDTRLLPDTRLSPQAAKARLEALGYADPAGALRHLTALASGVSRKAAIQRTLLPVLLGWFADSADPDAGLLGFRQVSDALGRTPWYLRLLRDESAAAEQLARVLSAGRLAPDLLLRAPEAVAMLGDPAGLRPRGRAALEQEIRAAVGRAATAEAGVAAARAVRRRELFRTSAADVLGRLAEEPGEALDVAGEALTALNAATLQGALTACIADWERTNGAFPTRLAVIAMGRFGGHELGYGSDADVLFVHDPVLGALEADAARAAQAVCHQLRTLLAAPSPEPPLLVDADLRPEGRQGPLVRTLASYQAYYRRWSHVWESQALLRAEPVAGDAELGESFRRLIDPLRYPGTGVPEKDLLEIRRIKARIESERLPRGADPTTHTKIGRGGLADVEWTVQLLQLRHGHEVPGLRTTRTRPALAAATAAGLVDPEDAAVLDAAWELASRVRSAVMLVRGRPGDSFPADPRELAGVARYLGYAPGHSGELVDDYRRTTRRARAVVEHLFYG, via the coding sequence ATGCCAGTGGACGGTCGGGGCGGCAGCCGGACCAGCAGCCTGGGGGTGCGGCTGGTGCGCCGCGGCTTCACCGACCCGGAGACGGCGCTGCGGCTGCTGGACGGGCCCGGCCTGCACGGGCTGGCCACCGATCCGGTGCTGCTCGACGCGCTCGGCACCACCGCCGACCCGGACCTCGCCCTGCTCGGCCTGGCCCGCCTCCTTGAGGCGCTGCCCGAGCCCGAACGGCAGACCCTGCGCGACACCCTGACCGGCTCCAAGCCACTGCGCGACCGGCTGCTCGGCGTGCTCGGCGCCTCCGCCGCGCTCGGCGACCACCTGGCCCGCCGGCCCGCCGACTGGCACGCCCTGGTCACCTTCGGCGTGCACGACCTGCACCCCGGCCCGCAGGACTTCACCCGGCAGCTGGCCGAGCTGGTGCGCCAGGCGGCCCCCGGCGACCGGGCCGACGCGCTGCGCCTGGCCTACCGCCGCAGCCTGCTGGCCATCGCCGCCCGCGACCTGAGCGGCACCACCGACCTGCCGCAGGCCGCCGCCGAACTGGCCGACCTGGCCGGGGCCACCCTGCAGACCGCGCTCGACCTGGCCGCCGAGGAGGACCCGGAGGCCGCCGCGGCCTGCCGACTGGCCGTGATCGGGATGGGCAAGTGCGGCGGGCGGGAGCTCAACTACGTCTCCGACGTGGACGTGATCTTCGTGGCCGAGGCCCGCGAGGGCGTGGCCGAGGACGCGGCCCTCAAGGCCGCCACCCGGCTGGCCGCCCGGATGATGCGGCTCTGCTCCGACACCACCGGCGAGGGCACCATCTGGCCGGTGGACGCCAACCTGCGCCCCGAGGGCCGCAACGGCCCGCTGGTGCGCACCCTCGCCAGCCACCTCGCCTACTACCAGCGCTGGGCCAAGACCTGGGAGTTCCAGGCCCTGCTCAAGGCCCGCCCGGTGGCCGGGGACGCCGAGCTCGGCGCCGCCTACGCCGAGGCCGTCTCCCCGCTGGTCTGGCAGGCCGCCGAGCGGGAGAACTTCGTCACCGACGTGCAGCAGATGCGCCGCCGGGTGGTGGACGCCATCCCCGCCACCGAGCTGGACCGCCAGCTCAAGCTCGGCCCGGGCGGCCTGCGGGACGTGGAGTTCGCCGTCCAGCTGCTCCAGCTCGTGCACGGGCGCACCGACGAGTCCCTGCGCAGCCCCAACACCCTGGAGGCCCTGGAGGCGCTCAGCGCCGGCGGGTACGTCGGCCGGGCCGACGCCGCCTCGCTGGAATCCGCCTACCGCTTCCTGCGGGCCCTGGAGCACCGGATCCAGCTGCACCGGCTGCGCCGCACCCACCTGATGCCGCGCGAGGAGGCCGACCTGCGCCGGCTCTCCCGCTCGCTCGCCGCGGAGATCAACGACACCGGCCTGACCGCCGCCGGCGGCCGCACCGACCCGGTGCTCGCCCTCCAGCGGGAGTGGAAGCGGCACGCGGTGGAGGTGCGGCGGCTGCACGAGAAGCTCTTCTACCGCCCGCTGCTGGACGCCGTCGCCGAGCTGCCGCTGCCCGACACCCGGCTGCTGCCCGACACCCGGCTCAGCCCGCAGGCCGCCAAGGCCCGGCTCGAAGCGCTCGGCTACGCCGACCCGGCCGGCGCCCTGCGCCACCTCACGGCGCTGGCCTCCGGGGTCAGCCGCAAGGCCGCCATCCAGCGCACGCTGCTGCCGGTGCTGCTCGGCTGGTTCGCCGACTCGGCCGATCCGGACGCCGGCCTGCTCGGCTTCCGCCAGGTCTCCGACGCGCTCGGCCGCACCCCCTGGTACCTGCGGCTGCTCCGCGACGAGAGCGCCGCCGCCGAACAGCTGGCCCGGGTGCTCTCCGCCGGGCGGCTCGCCCCCGACCTGCTGCTGCGCGCCCCCGAGGCGGTGGCCATGCTGGGCGACCCGGCGGGCCTGCGCCCGCGCGGCCGGGCCGCCCTGGAACAGGAGATCCGGGCCGCCGTCGGCCGGGCCGCCACCGCCGAGGCCGGGGTGGCCGCCGCCCGCGCGGTCCGCCGCCGCGAGCTCTTCCGCACCTCGGCCGCCGACGTGCTCGGCCGGCTCGCCGAGGAGCCGGGCGAGGCCCTGGACGTGGCCGGCGAGGCCCTCACCGCGCTCAACGCCGCCACCCTCCAGGGCGCGCTCACGGCCTGCATCGCCGACTGGGAACGGACCAACGGCGCCTTCCCCACCCGCCTCGCGGTGATCGCGATGGGCCGGTTCGGCGGCCACGAGCTCGGCTACGGCTCCGACGCGGACGTGCTCTTCGTCCACGACCCCGTGCTCGGCGCCCTGGAGGCCGACGCCGCCCGGGCCGCCCAGGCCGTCTGCCACCAGCTGCGCACCCTGCTGGCCGCCCCCTCGCCCGAGCCCCCGCTGCTGGTCGACGCCGACCTGCGCCCCGAGGGCCGGCAGGGCCCGCTGGTGCGCACCCTCGCCTCGTACCAGGCCTACTACCGCCGCTGGTCGCACGTCTGGGAGAGCCAGGCCCTGCTGCGCGCCGAGCCCGTCGCCGGCGACGCCGAGCTCGGCGAGAGCTTCCGCCGCCTGATCGACCCGCTCCGCTACCCGGGCACGGGCGTGCCCGAGAAGGACCTGCTGGAGATCCGCCGGATCAAGGCCCGGATCGAATCCGAACGCCTACCGCGCGGCGCCGACCCCACGACCCACACCAAGATCGGCCGCGGCGGCCTGGCCGACGTGGAGTGGACCGTCCAGCTCCTCCAGCTTCGCCACGGCCACGAGGTCCCCGGCCTGCGGACCACTCGCACCCGCCCGGCCCTGGCCGCCGCCACGGCCGCCGGCTTGGTCGACCCCGAGGACGCGGCCGTCCTGGACGCCGCCTGGGAGCTGGCCTCGCGGGTCCGCTCGGCCGTCATGCTGGTCCGGGGGCGCCCCGGGGACAGCTTCCCCGCCGACCCCCGCGAACTCGCGGGCGTGGCCCGCTACCTCGGCTACGCGCCGGGCCACTCGGGCGAACTCGTCGACGACTACCGCCGTACGACCCGCCGGGCCCGGGCGGTGGTGGAGCACCTTTTCTACGGGTAG
- a CDS encoding phosphatase PAP2 family protein gives MGEPTEIRTASADRAEAARGAGSVQDAGRPARQPDGATRAAQSKRAALRSRVREQRRSPARPRLLFELALIGISYWLYSLVRNAVPEQAVVAQKHASWIWRFEQFLGVDVERAINHGVNSVTWLIVGMNYYYATLHFIVTIGVLVWLYRRHPGRYAAARSVLFVTTAIALVGFYFFPLAPPRLMTDGGFIDTVAIHHTWGSLASGAGAQVSNQYAAMPSMHIGWSLWCGLTIFFLARAPWARALGLLYPLCTLLVIISTANHFWMDAVGGMVCLGVGFTAARLLYHRWVFQLPRYPGGLVAEPPMTVPEQWLVQGRGELREVGRSGPVS, from the coding sequence ATGGGGGAACCGACCGAGATCCGTACAGCGAGCGCCGATCGCGCCGAAGCGGCTCGCGGGGCAGGTTCCGTCCAGGATGCGGGCCGTCCGGCCAGGCAGCCCGACGGAGCCACCCGCGCCGCCCAGTCGAAGCGCGCAGCGCTGCGCAGCCGCGTCCGCGAGCAGCGGCGCAGCCCGGCCCGGCCCCGGCTCCTCTTCGAGCTGGCCCTGATCGGGATCAGCTACTGGCTGTACTCCCTGGTGCGGAACGCGGTGCCCGAGCAGGCCGTGGTCGCGCAGAAGCACGCGAGCTGGATCTGGCGCTTCGAGCAGTTCCTCGGCGTCGACGTGGAGCGCGCGATCAACCACGGGGTGAATTCGGTCACCTGGCTGATCGTGGGGATGAACTACTACTACGCGACGCTGCACTTCATCGTCACCATCGGTGTGCTGGTCTGGCTCTACCGCCGGCACCCCGGGCGGTACGCGGCGGCGCGGTCGGTGCTCTTCGTCACCACGGCGATCGCGCTGGTGGGCTTCTACTTCTTCCCGCTCGCCCCACCCCGCCTGATGACCGACGGCGGCTTCATCGACACCGTGGCCATCCACCACACCTGGGGCTCCCTCGCCTCCGGCGCCGGGGCCCAGGTCTCCAACCAGTACGCCGCGATGCCCTCGATGCACATCGGGTGGTCGCTCTGGTGCGGCCTGACCATCTTCTTCCTGGCCCGGGCCCCCTGGGCGCGGGCGCTCGGCCTGCTCTACCCGCTCTGCACCCTGCTGGTGATCATCTCCACCGCCAACCACTTCTGGATGGACGCGGTGGGCGGCATGGTCTGCCTCGGCGTCGGCTTCACGGCGGCCCGGCTGCTGTACCACCGCTGGGTCTTCCAGCTGCCTCGGTACCCCGGTGGGCTGGTCGCGGAGCCCCCGATGACGGTCCCCGAGCAGTGGCTTGTCCAGGGGCGCGGGGAACTGCGCGAGGTCGGAAGAAGCGGTCCGGTCTCCTGA